Below is a window of Drosophila miranda strain MSH22 chromosome 3, D.miranda_PacBio2.1, whole genome shotgun sequence DNA.
CCTAACTATTGTTAATCGTAACTCAAACCAAATGTCACAGGACATTCAGACGCATGATTTTTTGTAAGAGGAAACGAGGCGAAAAAATATCCCCAAGGAAATTTGAGAAATGAGAAATGGAAGAATTAAACCAAGAAGTTATTGAGGAGGAGAAGTCGAAATGGAACCATAGGTTAGAAAAAGCTTAGGAGTTGTATCTAATCTTATTTGTAGCCTAATTCAAATTGCTTTTGTTGTCCCTTTGCAGCAGTTCAGATTTATTTCACTTGTATATggcaaatatttatatatgtataatacCATGCATGTGTGGAAATACGAGTGGAAATAGTTCTCCTCAGTCTTGAGCTCCTTTACTCTCTCTAATGAACCACGTGGACAATGTGTAGCTAAAGGCCcagttttaattaaaaaagaCGCGAGACACAAAATCTTACTAAGCTCGATAATGATGAATGAGATTAAATCGTTGAattacaaatttaatatatatatatacaaacgTAAtgatataaaaacaaaaataggAAGAAAAAAATCAAAGCCCTAATGTTTGTATGTAAAAGAAACTCGAAACGTTAGAGATCAtctaaaatttaaataaatataaataatacaaaaaaaaccttTGAAAGCTGTACTAATTTATTCCTCACAAAATTCCATCAAAGATCCCAATACATATATTATTTTCACATTTATCTAGTCAGTTGTGTCCCAGAATATCCTTTAAATCGACCTGTTTCACAAGAATTGTGTACGATAGGGTAATACTCTATAATTCTTAATCGGGTCTCCCGAGCTATACCAGGAAAAAGGCTCGACTTACCATATTTCTAGCTCGGAAGACTTTAGACTATATTCTTACCGTAGTCGAATATTTCAAATCGATCCTTGGAGATCCTGTGATCATAAATGCCTAACATTGTGGCATTTTTTAGACACGGTGAAACACTTAATTATTTTGATGTCATGTGACCGCTTGCATCGGAGAAAACTGATGTCTAGGTAGCTAGAACTGGAACAGCCGGGTATCTCTCTGGTACAGTCACTGACACCTTTCTTTCCTTATGGCCTTATACCGATACGGCCAGGTAGGAACCTTAAGGCCATAAAGCACCAGCGCGCGATAAATACAGACGCTGTCTGCAAACACATGGCAGGTTGCAGATTCTCTGAAGTGGTTTGTCTCCAGTATCCGCTTTCCAGAGTACCATAAGTCATCTTCTTTTATTCTCTATATGACTAACATAATTGTCTTTCTTTATGCCATGCCTTgcgttttattttgtttaatttttgtataaCTTTGTAATTCTAGAATTATTTTACGACTATGCTATTGCTTTGTCTATTCCAGCAGTTTCTTTTTCGACTTGGGCGTGGAGATGGTTCGCAAGGAAACCCGCCGCGGGGTCTTACTGTTGGGCGTTGAAGGTTTTGCTACTGTCGCTTTTATAGGGGTCTCCGCCTTCTCCTGGGTGTCCTCATAGACCAGACGTATATCCTCAGTGCGCTCACAGGTGCTGTCACTGATGGACACTGGATTCTTCGCTTGCTCATTTGTCTCTGGCAACGGTTCCTTCGTCGACGTTGGCATGGGAGGGTCTTCCTCTTCGAGGGGCCAAGCATCCATAGCCTCTTCCATAGGGGCCACAGGAGAGTTGCGGGGCATTTCGACAAGTACACGGGGAGTGCGCCTCACTGCAATGGGCGTTGCTGTTTTGGCGGGCTGGCTCTTGGGTGTGAGGGAGAAGCTACTGGAGCTTCCGGGAGTGCGGGGCTGGCGACGAACTTGAATGGGGGTAGCTGGACGGGATTTCTTCTCTGGCGACTCGAACTTCTCCTCAGAGCTGATAATCTCCTTGTCCAGAACAGCAATACCAGCGATATCCGACTGAAGCTTCTTTGTCGGAGGCTCCGGCAATGGGCTGCTCTTGCGTTTCACAGAAATCGATAGGGCCTCCGCTTTGGTGGCTTCTGCGTCCACCGTCTTGCGTGGCGATTGGTGTGTGGGGACTTGCATAGGAGTCTGTGTGGCTGTTTCGCCTGAGCTGACCATCTTCTTATCCAGAACAGTCGTGCCAGCGATGGCTTTCTGATGCTTCTTTGTCGGAGGCTCTGGCAATGGACTGATCTTGCGTTTCCCAGATATGGGTAAGGCGCTCACGTTAGTCGCTTCTGTGTTCTCGGCTTTTCGTGGCGAGCGGCGTATGGGAATGGGTGTTGGTGTCTGATCGCCGGTTGTCCCTGAGCCAATCTTGCGTTTGACAGAGATCTGTGAGACGCGTACATCCGAATCTTCAGGTTTACGCGGGGAACGGCGTATTGCAATCGGCGCGGGAGCTGTCGTTGCGGTGACTTTGCGTGGGGAACGCCTAAAAGAGATCTGTGTTGGCTTGACCTCTGCTTTCGTATTCTGCTTGGGGCTGCTGGAGATGGATGAACTGGCACTTTGCATGGAGGAATCGTTTTCGGCATCAATTTCAATCTCTCTGACATCTTGAATGTCAGACTCAGGGGTCTTCCTGTTGCGATTGGTCTTGGTCTTCTCCTGCAACGGTTTACGTGTAGCGGGTCTCTCATCTGCCGATACCTTTCTGGCTCTCGGTTTCTTTTTCTTTAGTGGCAGAGCATTCTCTGAACTCATCAAGGCAGCGCACAGCACTGCATCCATTTCCTCATAGCGCTCGCCCAATTCATCGATCTCAAAGTTCAACAGCGAACAGAAGCCATCCGTGCTTGAAATGATCAGTACAGTGCCGTCGCCCGACCACGTTAGGTCTGTGAGCCTAGTGTAGTGAATATTCGAGACGATCGCGAACGGAACCGGCTGCTGGGTGTCATAAAGGAACACAGAGTTCTTGGTGGCGACGGCATAGATCATGCGGTACGGCAGCGAGATGACTGGGGGATTCTTATCTGCATTGTACGGTCTCAGACGGTACAGTACCGGAGAGCAGCGCACAGCAACCGCGTACTCTTGGGGAAAGGGCAGTACAAAGGCCGGGCGCGCTAAATCGTAACGACTGAAGCCGTATGTGGTGTTAATTGGTTTTAAGACGCCATCGTAGTCGGTGATTCCTGCGGGAGTGATCAACAGCTTGCCATCTGGGGTGAAGCACAATCGGCGGAAGAAAGTCTGCAATGAGCCATCATGATACAGCCGTATGTTCCTCCCATGCATTTCATGGCCCTCCTTCACAGGGAGGGTGCACTTGGCGACCCTGTGGAGCACTCGTTTAGTGTGGGCGTCGAAGATACGCAATTGTCTATAAAAGCAAAGTAAAAGACAAGTCAGCAAAAGGTTGGCAGTGGTTCCTAAGAGTGGTGCTTACCTATCGGTGCTCATAGTGGCTATGAATTGATTGCACGGGTCCCAGGCTACGCCCTGCACGTAGCCCTTGTGATCCTCCAGAATGGCCAGGGACTTTCCTTTGTAAACATCCCACACCATCGCCGTGTTGTCCACTGAACCTGTCACAAGGAATAGCGAATTTGGGGCCCAGCTCAGATCATAGATATCCTCTCTATGCCCCCGCAGGACTTTCATCGTCACCCACGACTCCTTATCCTGGTCACTACTGCCATCGGCGTCCAAAATGTTGACGACTTCATGGTCGGCCCTTTGTTTCCAGATGAACACTACGCTCTCGTCGTCGCCGGAGGCCAATAGCTCGCCATTGGGCGACCAGCGAACTGTGTTGACCGCACGTTGATGTCGGGACAGATCCACAGCCAGCTCCAAGTCGACGCCATCTCCATTGTCGCTCCGATTCACGTACCAGATCAGGACATGTGCATCTGTTCCGCCAGAAGCCAGTCGGCAAATCGTCGGCGACCTCAGCCTCTGCCCGTTCATCTGAATGTCCacactcaaaactggatcgCGGTTGTGCCACGAGATCTCCGGTATTTTGCATTTCATGTTATTATTGTCTTACTTAAATTAAACTTTATGAACAAAATTGTAATTGATGAAAAAATTATGCGGACTATTTCGCGCCTAAAAACGCGAAGTGTGACCAATTTCGACATGACCGTAACGAAGAGCGAAAAAAATCCCATGTACCCAAACAATAGGTATTTTTTAGGTAGACATACAGTTTCAGAAAATATGTAGTTGACATGTAGCAAAATGTGTAAACATGTAAAATGTGGAGTAATTCCCAAAGTTGTTGGCAGCACGTTGAAGCTGAGACCCACAATTTGCGCAACTCTAGAAGTTCTAGATACATTTTCGATCATTTCAAAAACAGCTGATATACTGATATACTTGAGACTTGAAACaggtatattttaaaactgagacggtatattttggtatatttctgagggtcggacggtatattttttattataaatcTGCGGTCACACTGCCCCTTACTCACTGTAAAAAAAAATGGTAAACAACAATCACATTTCATAAAATACgaaaacataaataaaataaaattaatttaattgatTTCCAGTCCGTGACGCTACATACCGACGTGGGCGACATCAAAATCGAGCTCTTTTGTGATGCTTGCCCAAAAGCCTCCGAGAATTTCCTCGCCCTGTGTGCGAGCGACTACTACAGCGGCTGTGTCTTCATTCGAAATATAAAGGGATTCATTGTCCAGACCGGCGATCCCACCAATACCGGAAAAAGCGGCCAGTCTATTTGGGGAACTAAGTTCGACGACGAGTTCAAGGAAACCGTAAAGGTGGGTGGCGGGAAAAGTACTTTCATTGCGATGAACAGGTCTCACCGTCtccgttgttgtttttgcagCACACTGACCGCGGAATGGTTTCAATGGCCAACAATGGGCCGAACGCCAATGCCAGCCAGTTCTTTATCACGTACGCCGCCCAGCCGAACCTCGACCTGAAGTACACGCTGTTTGGTCGCGTTATCGACGGATTTGATGCCCTGGATGAGCTGGAGAAGTTGCCGGTTAACCCCAAGAACTACCGCCCGCACGTAGACAAGAAGATCAACGGCGTAACCATACACGCCAACCCCCTGGCGACGTAAGAGACCATGAGAACAAAGACAAATCCGTTTGCTTAAAATGAAACGTATTTATAGCTCTTAAGTTACATGATATCTTCACTTACAGACTAATTGGTTGAGAAACATAGAATATTGTGCAAAAGGGTCTAGGACTAAATCAGCCGAGTCACAATAGTTAATATAAAATTGCATTGCTTTTAGAACTTTTTCATAGACTTTTGCACTTAATATGGAACTTACAATAGACAAATGTATAAGATGAATGTTAAAACGATCAACTAAAAAAGAGAAAACAAATGCTAACAAGAATCTCATACTACATGCAACTACATGGATTATGTGGAGGCGCCGTTTTGGATTGATTTAGCGGGCTTCGGATGATCCTTGATGTGCTGCTCGAACATGCTGCGAATGTCGGCCAGTGCCTGGGAGATGTTCTCGGAGAAGCGTTGGACATCCTGAAAGATAAATTTCGATCAGCTGGAGCTCGATTGGGAGTAATAAAAGCCAAGCCCTACCGTTTGCTGGCATGTTGTCTTTGCTGAGATATGGAAGAATATCAGATTTTCTCCAGCTATGATGTAGGAGACACCATAACCGTCGTCGGCCACAGGTCCAAAGCCACCTCCGGCACTGATGCAGTTCGGATGCTTCTTCAAATCCATCTTTGGCGTCTGCCCATGGGGGGTCTGACTAGTCGACAAGCGCCACGGCTCGCTGAGCACTTCGTTGAGGAAGGGCGAGTCCACTTCCAAGTACTTGGACACAACGTACAAGCAGAAGAGATGCCTGTCAATACCCCTTCCGCACATGGAATCCTGATAGCCCAGTTGGTGGCGATCGCAGGCTGCCTGTAGCATCTTGACGCGCTCGTCGTTCTGCGAATAGAAAAACCAATTAGGCTTGGATCGAACTATATTATGGGCCACCTCTTACCGATATGCTTTGGTTTTGCATGGCTTTGACCCACGCTGCGGACTCGATAGTACACGGGCGCACTGTCTCAGTTCTACCCTCGCGGAATAGGCGCGTCATCGAAGCCTCATATGTCAGGGAGAATCGTCCCGCATCTCGGTAATAGGCCAACTGCAGGGCCATTTGAATGTAGGCATCTGGGGAGATGCGGCACTTCTTCATGAATCCCTTGCCGTACTCCTGGTGCACCAGAATGCGCAGATTCACCTCATTGATTAGCTTGGTCACGTCTATGGTGGCCTCATCAATTTTGGACAGACAAGGTGTAAGATCCCAGCTCAGTCGTGTGGGCAGTGGGGGCTGGAACTCAGGTGTGCCCTTGGTGTCGCCAGCCTCGTCGTATCTGCAGGGTATGCGTTTGGTTAGATCAAGAAGTATTTCCTTTTCTGTGAGGCAGTAAACGAAGGCAACGTAATTAAGAGGCTTTGGTTAACCTTACGAAACAATAGTTAGTCACAGAAATATGGGAGAATTAGTTTGTGTTTGCGTTTAAGGTTGCTGTAGAATACAGTGTTCTGGGCTGGCTACATGCTAAGAACGTTTTCCACTGTATATCTGCCGCATACGGTGAGTGCGACAGTTTGAATGCATTTGAGAATCTTAAACATGTGCAGGCCCTCAAGGTTTCCCAAAACCACCTTTAATTACATTTTGAATTGTTTGGAAATTAAGTGTTTACCCATAAATATCATCACCAAATATATACTCCCATAGATGTCCCAAAACCGGTGCATCGGCCCTATAAAAAATGCGTAAATTAAATCAATTGTTAGGCCACAACCAGAGTTAATtaaaaatatgtatgtatgtatgtacatgtcaAAACCAAAGTCAAGAACTCAAATTGAACGTATCcaaccgacaccgacaccgtCAAACGTAGGCGCGTACAAAAAAGATCAC
It encodes the following:
- the LOC108158138 gene encoding peptidyl-prolyl cis-trans isomerase-like 3, giving the protein MSVTLHTDVGDIKIELFCDACPKASENFLALCASDYYSGCVFIRNIKGFIVQTGDPTNTGKSGQSIWGTKFDDEFKETVKHTDRGMVSMANNGPNANASQFFITYAAQPNLDLKYTLFGRVIDGFDALDELEKLPVNPKNYRPHVDKKINGVTIHANPLAT
- the LOC108158508 gene encoding chromatin assembly factor 1 subunit B gives rise to the protein MKCKIPEISWHNRDPVLSVDIQMNGQRLRSPTICRLASGGTDAHVLIWYVNRSDNGDGVDLELAVDLSRHQRAVNTVRWSPNGELLASGDDESVVFIWKQRADHEVVNILDADGSSDQDKESWVTMKVLRGHREDIYDLSWAPNSLFLVTGSVDNTAMVWDVYKGKSLAILEDHKGYVQGVAWDPCNQFIATMSTDRQLRIFDAHTKRVLHRVAKCTLPVKEGHEMHGRNIRLYHDGSLQTFFRRLCFTPDGKLLITPAGITDYDGVLKPINTTYGFSRYDLARPAFVLPFPQEYAVAVRCSPVLYRLRPYNADKNPPVISLPYRMIYAVATKNSVFLYDTQQPVPFAIVSNIHYTRLTDLTWSGDGTVLIISSTDGFCSLLNFEIDELGERYEEMDAVLCAALMSSENALPLKKKKPRARKVSADERPATRKPLQEKTKTNRNRKTPESDIQDVREIEIDAENDSSMQSASSSISSSPKQNTKAEVKPTQISFRRSPRKVTATTAPAPIAIRRSPRKPEDSDVRVSQISVKRKIGSGTTGDQTPTPIPIRRSPRKAENTEATNVSALPISGKRKISPLPEPPTKKHQKAIAGTTVLDKKMVSSGETATQTPMQVPTHQSPRKTVDAEATKAEALSISVKRKSSPLPEPPTKKLQSDIAGIAVLDKEIISSEEKFESPEKKSRPATPIQVRRQPRTPGSSSSFSLTPKSQPAKTATPIAVRRTPRVLVEMPRNSPVAPMEEAMDAWPLEEEDPPMPTSTKEPLPETNEQAKNPVSISDSTCERTEDIRLVYEDTQEKAETPIKATVAKPSTPNSKTPRRVSLRTISTPKSKKKLLE